One window of the Eucalyptus grandis isolate ANBG69807.140 chromosome 6, ASM1654582v1, whole genome shotgun sequence genome contains the following:
- the LOC104456771 gene encoding peptide chain release factor PrfB3, chloroplastic-like, with translation MDAINYALFEQAYTSSLDMSKFLDCYEMLKLLKGPYDVNGASMVIKAESNGNYHEVSLAAVDIIHLFRDSAPDLKISEEDLLILCPSSSPEVKVIEGWSGVVIQHVPTGFVVQSLGERSIFANKIKALNWLKAKLLIAARDVGVPSINGFKKENVFDVWRDKVRRYVLYPRKHVKDVRSGVEMPDLYSVLDGNIEPLIGAHIQMRLSNDMPP, from the exons ATGGATGCTATTAATTATGCTCTTTTTGAGCAGGCATACACTTCGTCTTTGGATATGAGTAAGTTTTTGGACTGTTATGAGATGTTAAAGCTTCTTAAGGGACCATATGATGTGAATGGAGCGTCGATGGTCATCAAAGCTGAATCCAATGGCAATTACCATGAG GTTAGCCTAGCAGCTGTCGATATAATTCATCTGTTCCGTGATTCGGCCCCTGACCTAAAAATTAGTGAGGAGGATTTGCTAATCTTGTGCCCATCGTCATCGCCTGAAGTAAAAGTCATTGAAGGCTGGTCTGGAGTTGTTATTCAGCATGTTCCTACTGGTTTTGTCGTCCAATCTTTGG GTGAAAGGAGCATTTTTGCAAATAAGATTAAGGCCCTCAACTGGTTGAAGGCTAAACTTCTTATCGCAGCCAGAGATGTAGGAGTTCCAAGCATAAATggcttcaagaaagaaaatgtgtTCGATGTATGGCGAGACAAGGTCCGAAGATATGTTCTTTACCCTCGCAAGCATGTGAAAGATGTAAGAAGTGGTGTTGAAATGCCTGACCTGTATTCTGTTTTGGACGGTAATATAGAACCTCTGATTGGAGCTCATATCCAGATGAGACTCTCAAATGACATGCCTCCATAG